Proteins co-encoded in one Chionomys nivalis chromosome 6, mChiNiv1.1, whole genome shotgun sequence genomic window:
- the Bst1 gene encoding ADP-ribosyl cyclase/cyclic ADP-ribose hydrolase 2 — protein MAAQGCSLSLWLWLSLLLSLLGARAAAARWSGAGTTPHLQSIFLGRCAEYTTLLSLQPGHQNCTAIWEAFKAVLDKDPCSVRPSDYDLFINLSRHSLPRDKSLFWENNHLLVTSFAENARRLMPLCDVLYGKVGDFLSWCRQENASGLDYQSCPTSEDCENNAVDSYWKRASMQYSRDSSGVINVMLNGSEPTGAYPVKGFFADFEIPYLQKDKITRIEIWVMHEVGGPIVESCGKGSVKILEDRLEALGFQHNCIDDYRPVKFLMCVDHSTHPDCVMSSASASLRRESPALSTARDASLVISFLVALTSSSHV, from the exons ATGGCTGCCCAGGGATGCTCGTTgtctctgtggctgtggctgtcccTGCTGCTGTCACTACTAGGGGCGAGAGCTGCCGCAGCGCGATGGAGCGGGGCCGGCACCACACCGCATTTGCAAAGCATCTTCCTGGGTCGCTGTGCAGAGTACACCACACTGCTGAGCCTCCAGCCCGG GCACCAAAACTGCACAGCCATCTGGGAGGCCTTCAAGGCCGTGCTAGACAAGGACCCCTGCTCTGTGCGTCCCTCGGACTACGACCTCTTCATCAACCTCTCCAGGCACTCCCTTCCTAGAGACAAG TCGTTATTCTGGGAGAATAACCACCTACTGGTTACCAGCTTTGCAGAGAACGCACGTCGCCTTATGCCCCTCTGCGACGTTCTGTATGGCAAGGTTGGAGATTTCCTGAGCTGGTGTCGACAGGAAAATGCCTCTG GACTTGATTACCAGTCCTGCCCCACGTCGGAAGACTGTGAAAACAATGCTGTGGACTCCTACTGGAAAAGGGCATCCATGCAG TATTCAAGAGACAGTTCTGGGGTCATCAATGTCATGCTGAATGGCTCAGAGCCCACAGGAGCCTATCCCGTGAAAGG GTTTTTTGCAGATTTTGAAATCCCATACTTACAAAAGGATAAAATCACAAGAATTGAGATCTGGGTCATGCATGAAGTTGGGGGACCCATTGT GGAGTCCTGCGGCAAAGGCAGTGTGAAAATCCTGGAAGACAGACTGGAGGCCCTGGGGTTCCAGCATAATTGTATCGATGACTACCG ACCCGTGAAGTTCTTAATGTGTGTGGACCACAGCACTCATCCGGACTGTGTCATGAGCTC AGCATCAGCCTCTCTGCGGAGGGAGAGCCCAGCTCTTTCCACAGCAAGGGATGCCAGccttgtcatttctttcttagtAGCTTTGACTTCAAGTTCTCACGTGTGA